In one window of Deinococcus misasensis DSM 22328 DNA:
- a CDS encoding beta-galactosidase: MINLKIPKIPYGGDWNPEQWDREVWLQDIEMFKEAGIDLLSINIFSWTQLQPDEDTYDFAMLDDIIRLLKENDMKVCLGTGTAAHPAWMATKHPDILRVDFQGRKRKFGDRHNSCPSSPTYRRFAPRLAEELAKRYQHEDAISLWHVSNEYTGVCYCENCEKAFRVWLRKRYQTLDELNRAWNTRFWNQTLTDWDQVVVPNQLTVQWSDRGMCQQPLVLDFTHFSSDNFLEVYSLEHEAIKKHIPEAVVTTNLMGAYRPYNYREWARKMDVVSWDCYPQPSQPPAHVGFLHDLMRGLKNGQSFLLMEQTPSQTNWQPYNWVKRPGAMRLGSYQAVAHGADSVLFFQMRQSVAACEKFHGAVIDHTGRNDTRVFKEVAALGAELQKLGPELLGSELQSEVALWFDWETWWALENSAGPSVDLHYMEQVARYYSALHQDGISVDVVGPGSDLSKYKLLVTPTLYLLHPEDTDAITAFVQNGGTLLSSFLTGVADVNDHVFRGGAPGPLREVFGLWSEEIDALPPAQKNRVVMEAPLGELQGSYECNLLFDLLRLNGAEVLATYGEDFYAGQAALTRHIYGSGTAYYVATSPEETFLQGLIRHVCKEKGIAGLLPEVPEGLEITRRSKDGKDYVFLLNHKPTKITVDLRDLHLHDLLLDEELSGSIILKGRDVKVCRQIHVQ; the protein is encoded by the coding sequence ATGATCAACCTGAAAATCCCCAAAATTCCTTACGGCGGAGACTGGAACCCCGAGCAGTGGGACCGTGAAGTCTGGCTGCAAGACATCGAAATGTTCAAAGAGGCTGGAATTGACCTGCTGTCCATCAACATTTTTTCGTGGACCCAGTTGCAGCCCGATGAAGACACCTACGATTTTGCGATGCTGGATGACATCATCCGGCTTTTGAAAGAAAATGACATGAAAGTGTGCCTCGGGACGGGCACTGCTGCACACCCGGCGTGGATGGCCACAAAGCATCCGGACATCCTGAGGGTGGACTTTCAGGGGCGCAAACGCAAGTTTGGAGACCGGCACAACTCTTGCCCTTCCAGCCCCACTTACCGCCGTTTCGCCCCGAGGCTTGCAGAAGAACTGGCCAAACGCTACCAACATGAAGATGCGATTTCCCTCTGGCATGTGTCCAATGAGTACACCGGGGTCTGTTACTGCGAGAACTGCGAAAAAGCCTTCCGGGTGTGGCTCAGAAAGCGTTACCAGACGCTGGATGAGCTGAACCGTGCATGGAACACCCGTTTCTGGAACCAGACCCTCACCGATTGGGATCAGGTGGTGGTGCCCAACCAGCTCACCGTGCAGTGGTCGGACCGGGGGATGTGCCAGCAACCTCTGGTGCTGGATTTCACCCACTTCAGCTCGGACAACTTTTTGGAGGTGTACAGCCTTGAGCATGAAGCCATCAAGAAGCACATCCCAGAGGCTGTTGTCACCACCAACCTGATGGGGGCGTACCGGCCTTACAATTACCGCGAGTGGGCGAGGAAAATGGACGTGGTGAGCTGGGATTGCTACCCTCAACCCAGCCAGCCTCCGGCCCATGTGGGTTTCCTGCATGATCTGATGCGGGGACTGAAAAACGGCCAGAGTTTCCTGTTGATGGAGCAAACCCCCAGCCAGACCAACTGGCAGCCGTACAACTGGGTGAAACGGCCCGGTGCGATGCGTCTGGGCAGTTATCAGGCGGTGGCACACGGTGCGGATTCGGTGCTGTTCTTCCAGATGCGCCAATCGGTGGCTGCCTGCGAGAAATTCCACGGGGCAGTCATCGACCACACCGGACGCAACGACACGAGGGTGTTCAAAGAGGTGGCGGCTCTGGGCGCCGAATTGCAGAAACTGGGTCCAGAGCTGCTGGGTTCTGAACTCCAGAGCGAGGTGGCCCTGTGGTTCGACTGGGAAACCTGGTGGGCGCTGGAAAATTCTGCTGGCCCGAGTGTGGACCTGCACTACATGGAGCAGGTGGCCCGTTATTACAGCGCTCTACATCAGGACGGAATTTCTGTGGATGTGGTGGGACCGGGATCTGACCTCTCGAAGTACAAACTGCTGGTGACACCCACCCTGTACTTGCTGCACCCTGAGGACACGGACGCCATCACAGCTTTTGTGCAAAACGGAGGCACCCTGCTGTCCAGTTTCCTGACCGGTGTGGCAGACGTGAACGACCATGTGTTCCGTGGAGGGGCACCCGGCCCACTGCGTGAAGTGTTCGGGCTGTGGAGTGAAGAAATCGACGCCCTGCCTCCAGCACAAAAAAACCGTGTGGTGATGGAAGCCCCTCTGGGTGAGCTGCAAGGCAGTTACGAATGCAACCTCCTGTTTGACCTCTTGCGCCTGAATGGAGCGGAAGTGCTCGCCACTTATGGAGAGGATTTCTATGCAGGACAGGCTGCACTGACCCGCCACATTTACGGCTCTGGCACCGCGTATTACGTGGCCACCAGTCCAGAGGAAACCTTCTTGCAGGGGCTCATCCGGCATGTGTGCAAAGAGAAAGGCATTGCAGGACTGCTGCCAGAGGTGCCTGAAGGTCTGGAAATCACCCGGCGCAGCAAAGACGGCAAGGATTACGTGTTCCTGCTGAACCACAAACCGACAAAAATCACCGTGGATCTGCGTGACCTGCATCTGCATGATCTGCTGCTGGACGAAGAACTCTCAGGATCCATCATTCTGAAAGGCCGGGATGTGAAGGTGTGCAGGCAAATCCACGTACAGTGA
- a CDS encoding ABC transporter substrate-binding protein, translated as MKRTALVTLGLLSISGAFAQTTITGFFADPNPNWMNMQDDVGKEITKRTGVVLKAEFAVGDPNQKINLIAASGQYPDIIAPKGAAGVLIDAGAMLDLTSMISKSAPSIKKVIGNQLNRMKFSNKDQGIYFIPNNDTIGQVNFDTDALFKVQLAALKEAKYPKIKTLKDFEKVIADYVKKHPKTADGKPTLGLSLLADDWRFVISVTNPASFAIGSWDDGEWAVDTKTYKAKPHFFRPEEREYFRWLNHMNDIGLLDKESFTQKYDQYLAKIASGRVVGVIDANWDIGDAVNSLKAAGKFDQMYGRFGPTLKSTMKAGYNAPTGFRGGYGVGITKSAKDPAKILKFLDFLSSDEGQVLINWGIEGKHYKVVNGKREFLPKYQEMKEKDPAAFQRETGIGSYGLSLRYGDGVKDKSGNYYTTNFPEQILDGYTDAEKAALKAYKVRFWGDLLPKASQFKPIPWAAAWSIPVPQDSALSEFWNREQEITRKYIPKAILADPKDFDKIYDEMLNVMDKQLSKYNDLMTELVQDRLKLWGVIKK; from the coding sequence ATGAAACGCACTGCTCTCGTCACCCTCGGACTCCTCAGCATCTCTGGCGCTTTTGCCCAGACCACCATCACCGGATTCTTTGCCGACCCCAACCCCAACTGGATGAACATGCAGGACGATGTGGGCAAGGAAATCACCAAACGCACTGGCGTGGTCCTCAAAGCCGAATTTGCCGTGGGAGACCCCAACCAGAAAATCAATTTGATTGCTGCCTCGGGTCAGTATCCTGACATCATCGCCCCAAAAGGTGCAGCAGGGGTGTTGATTGATGCCGGAGCCATGCTGGACCTCACCTCCATGATCAGCAAAAGTGCACCCAGCATCAAAAAAGTCATTGGCAATCAGCTCAACCGCATGAAGTTTTCCAACAAAGACCAGGGCATTTACTTCATCCCCAACAACGACACCATCGGACAGGTCAATTTTGACACCGACGCCCTGTTCAAAGTCCAGTTGGCGGCCCTCAAAGAAGCCAAATACCCCAAAATCAAAACCCTCAAAGACTTTGAGAAAGTCATCGCCGATTACGTCAAGAAACACCCCAAAACCGCAGACGGCAAGCCCACTCTGGGACTCTCCCTGCTGGCAGATGACTGGCGCTTCGTGATTTCTGTGACCAACCCCGCCTCTTTCGCCATTGGCTCTTGGGATGACGGGGAATGGGCCGTGGACACCAAAACCTACAAAGCCAAACCCCACTTCTTCCGCCCAGAGGAACGTGAGTACTTCCGGTGGCTGAACCACATGAACGACATTGGCCTGCTGGACAAAGAATCCTTCACCCAGAAATACGACCAGTACCTCGCCAAGATTGCCTCTGGCCGGGTGGTCGGTGTGATCGATGCCAACTGGGACATTGGTGATGCGGTCAACTCCCTGAAAGCTGCAGGCAAATTTGACCAGATGTACGGGCGGTTCGGACCCACCCTCAAGAGCACCATGAAAGCCGGATACAACGCGCCCACGGGCTTCCGTGGCGGTTACGGCGTGGGGATCACCAAGTCTGCCAAAGACCCCGCCAAGATCCTCAAGTTCCTCGATTTTCTGTCCAGCGATGAAGGTCAGGTGCTGATCAACTGGGGCATCGAAGGCAAGCATTACAAAGTGGTGAACGGCAAACGCGAATTCCTGCCCAAGTATCAGGAAATGAAAGAAAAAGACCCTGCTGCCTTCCAGCGTGAAACCGGAATTGGCAGTTATGGCCTGTCCCTGCGTTATGGGGACGGGGTGAAAGACAAGAGCGGAAATTACTACACCACCAACTTCCCAGAGCAAATTCTGGACGGCTACACCGACGCCGAAAAAGCTGCCCTGAAAGCCTACAAAGTCAGATTCTGGGGCGATTTGCTGCCCAAAGCCAGCCAGTTCAAACCCATCCCCTGGGCTGCTGCATGGTCGATTCCAGTTCCTCAAGACAGCGCACTGTCCGAATTCTGGAACCGTGAGCAGGAAATCACCCGCAAGTACATCCCGAAAGCCATTCTGGCCGATCCCAAAGACTTCGACAAAATCTACGATGAAATGCTGAACGTGATGGACAAACAACTCAGCAAGTACAACGACCTGATGACCGAACTGGTGCAGGACCGCCTGAAACTCTGGGGCGTGATCAAGAAGTAA
- a CDS encoding glycoside hydrolase family 95 protein codes for MTPHLRYTRAAQNWNEALPLGNGLLGAMVYGGVHHETLDLNEGTLWSGFPRDDINYEARRHLQKVRELLQDGQHFEAQSRIEQHMLGRSPEAYQPLGTLKIHALNAPEASNYQRTLNLSDGIFEVQYQRENGTRESREAFISHPDSVLAYRWKAEQGTLPELFITLETPHPAQLQLEQAGLVLKGQLPSRVVDNYHQDHPEPVLYEDGLGLCFCALLKVQTEGGKVTPLAQGLKIEGARSVVVLLTAASNHQDWKTVPDPLDERPEVQCREVLEGDGPLSWETLKARHLQDHQSLFSRVSLNLYADSSRDHLPTDQRLQAYKAGEQDPELESLYFQYGRYLLMASSRAGGQPANLQGLWNPHVTPPWCSDYTININTQMNYWMAESCNLSECTEPLFALLDDLSHAGRRTARVHYGARGWTAHHNTDLWRMTTPTNGSASWAFWPMGGGWLSRHLWEHYLFTRDTDFLRYQALPVLSGAAEFLLDWMVEHPNGTLGTSPSSSPENQFLDAHGQKCAVTSSCTMDLAILKDVLSCTLEACEILDTHEDLQEEIRAALPRIAPFQTGSRGQVLEWDQEFEEAEKGHRHFSHLYGLFPADLFDAHLKQASRVTLQERLDHGSGHTGWSAAWAANLFARLQDREKAYEMLHKLLAHSTLPNLLDDHPPFQIDGNFGGTSAISEMLLQSHGDVLHLLPALPEHWASGEVRGLKARGNLTVDLLWRDGKLVSAQILSAQNCTVVVQHGHFCKSMDLKAGRKVRLGGALEGQLEGQKAL; via the coding sequence ATGACTCCACACCTGAGATACACCCGAGCTGCACAAAACTGGAATGAAGCCCTGCCTCTGGGAAATGGCTTGCTGGGGGCCATGGTTTATGGAGGTGTCCATCATGAAACCCTCGATTTGAACGAAGGCACCCTGTGGTCCGGTTTCCCCAGAGACGACATCAATTACGAAGCCAGACGGCACCTGCAAAAAGTGCGGGAATTGCTGCAAGACGGCCAGCACTTCGAAGCCCAGAGCCGAATCGAACAGCACATGCTGGGACGCTCCCCTGAAGCCTATCAACCTCTGGGCACCCTGAAAATCCATGCCCTGAATGCTCCAGAGGCATCAAACTACCAGCGCACCCTGAACCTGTCAGACGGCATTTTTGAGGTGCAATACCAGAGGGAAAACGGGACTCGGGAGTCGCGTGAGGCGTTCATCAGCCACCCGGATTCGGTGTTGGCCTACCGCTGGAAAGCCGAGCAGGGCACCCTTCCCGAGCTTTTCATCACGCTGGAGACCCCTCATCCTGCACAATTGCAACTTGAGCAGGCAGGTCTGGTGCTGAAAGGCCAACTGCCTTCCAGAGTGGTGGACAATTACCATCAGGACCACCCCGAGCCTGTGCTTTACGAAGACGGTCTGGGCCTCTGTTTCTGTGCCCTGCTGAAAGTCCAGACGGAAGGGGGAAAAGTCACCCCTCTGGCACAGGGCTTAAAGATCGAGGGGGCAAGGTCGGTGGTGGTGCTCCTGACGGCAGCCTCCAACCATCAGGACTGGAAAACCGTCCCAGATCCTCTGGATGAACGGCCCGAGGTGCAGTGCCGGGAAGTGCTGGAAGGGGACGGTCCCCTGTCTTGGGAAACCCTCAAAGCAAGGCACCTTCAGGACCACCAGAGCCTGTTTTCAAGGGTGTCCCTGAACCTGTACGCCGATTCCAGTCGGGACCACCTGCCCACCGACCAGAGGCTGCAAGCCTACAAGGCCGGAGAACAAGACCCTGAACTGGAAAGCCTGTACTTCCAATATGGGCGTTACCTGTTAATGGCTTCCTCCAGAGCCGGAGGGCAACCCGCCAACCTGCAAGGGCTCTGGAACCCCCACGTGACCCCGCCTTGGTGCAGCGATTACACCATCAACATCAACACCCAGATGAACTACTGGATGGCAGAAAGCTGCAACCTCTCCGAATGCACCGAACCCCTGTTCGCCTTGCTGGACGACCTTTCCCATGCAGGAAGGCGAACAGCCAGAGTCCATTACGGGGCCAGAGGATGGACCGCCCACCACAACACCGACCTCTGGCGCATGACCACCCCCACCAACGGCAGTGCCAGTTGGGCATTCTGGCCGATGGGTGGAGGGTGGCTTTCCCGGCACCTGTGGGAACATTACCTGTTCACGCGGGACACCGACTTCCTGCGGTATCAGGCTCTGCCTGTGCTCTCTGGGGCAGCAGAATTCCTGCTGGACTGGATGGTGGAACACCCGAACGGCACGCTGGGCACATCTCCATCCAGCAGTCCAGAAAACCAATTTCTGGACGCTCACGGACAGAAGTGTGCCGTGACCTCATCGTGCACCATGGATCTGGCCATTTTGAAAGATGTGCTGTCCTGCACTCTGGAGGCCTGCGAAATTCTGGACACCCACGAAGACCTGCAAGAAGAAATCCGGGCTGCCCTGCCCCGCATTGCCCCTTTCCAAACCGGGTCCAGAGGTCAGGTGCTGGAGTGGGATCAGGAATTCGAGGAGGCCGAAAAAGGCCACCGACACTTCTCCCACCTGTACGGTCTTTTTCCTGCCGACCTGTTCGATGCCCACTTGAAACAGGCCAGTCGGGTCACCCTGCAAGAACGCCTTGACCACGGCAGTGGACACACCGGATGGAGCGCAGCATGGGCCGCCAACCTGTTCGCACGCCTGCAAGACCGCGAAAAAGCCTACGAGATGCTGCACAAACTGCTGGCCCACTCGACGTTGCCCAACCTGCTGGACGACCATCCTCCCTTTCAGATTGACGGCAACTTTGGAGGCACCTCTGCCATCTCAGAAATGCTGCTGCAAAGCCACGGAGACGTGCTGCACCTGCTGCCTGCCCTGCCCGAGCACTGGGCCTCTGGAGAAGTCCGGGGCCTGAAAGCCCGGGGAAACCTGACCGTGGACCTGCTCTGGCGGGATGGAAAACTGGTTTCTGCTCAAATTCTTTCAGCCCAGAATTGCACGGTGGTTGTGCAGCACGGACATTTTTGCAAAAGCATGGATTTGAAAGCAGGGCGGAAGGTGAGGCTGGGAGGGGCTCTGGAAGGGCAGCTTGAGGGGCAAAAGGCTTTGTAG